One Micromonospora sp. WMMD1120 genomic region harbors:
- a CDS encoding flavin monoamine oxidase family protein has translation MSDQTQSMVSRRGFLRTVGISGGAGAMLATMGAIGLAPNPAGAVSPAFRAPERSDFTLTGRPGASVVVLGGGIAGLTTAYELGKAGYHCTVLEARHRVGGRNLTIRGGDVETDLDGRTQRAGFSDGIYFNAGPGRIAQWMVTMDYCRELGVPVEVFTNQNADAWIYNESAGMTEPVRYRTAKADVYGYVSELLAKATDQGALDARLTAEDRERLLSFLQSFGAIGGRASDWAYTGGSRRGFSAYPGAGNDVGSPLGAPPALSDVFASNVGRYFSFEFGYDQAMLMFQPVGGMDQIPRALARAVGPHRIRLNAEVTEVTDRGSRVEVTYRQGGRQSQITADYCVATMPPHLMARVPHNLGAAVTAALADFPVTASGKIGLEYRSRWWETDQRIYGGITETDLDLSHIWYPSYGFHGKRGLVVGYYNTGANARAYSGLTPEQRSERAISQGVKIHGDKYRSELVTSYSHAWDRTRYIEGAWTSPRYGTPGYNLLLQPAGRVYFAGDWLSHEVAWQHGAFVAARSAVSALHQRVMAG, from the coding sequence ATGAGCGATCAGACGCAGTCGATGGTCAGCCGACGCGGGTTTCTCCGTACGGTGGGTATCAGTGGCGGCGCCGGCGCGATGCTCGCCACGATGGGCGCCATCGGGCTCGCCCCCAACCCGGCCGGGGCGGTGTCGCCGGCCTTCCGCGCGCCGGAGCGCTCCGACTTCACGCTGACCGGACGACCGGGCGCGAGCGTGGTCGTCCTCGGTGGTGGCATCGCGGGGCTCACCACCGCGTACGAGCTGGGCAAGGCGGGTTACCACTGCACCGTCCTCGAGGCGCGGCACCGCGTCGGTGGGCGCAACCTGACCATCCGGGGCGGCGACGTCGAGACGGACCTGGACGGCCGCACCCAGCGGGCGGGCTTCTCCGACGGGATCTACTTCAACGCCGGGCCGGGTCGGATCGCGCAGTGGATGGTCACGATGGACTACTGCCGGGAACTCGGCGTACCCGTCGAGGTGTTCACCAACCAGAACGCCGACGCGTGGATCTACAACGAGTCCGCCGGGATGACCGAGCCGGTCCGGTACCGCACCGCCAAGGCGGACGTCTACGGCTACGTCTCGGAACTGCTGGCGAAGGCCACCGACCAGGGTGCGCTGGACGCGCGGCTGACCGCCGAGGACCGCGAGCGGCTGCTGTCGTTCCTGCAGAGCTTCGGCGCGATCGGCGGACGTGCCAGCGACTGGGCGTACACCGGAGGCAGCCGTCGTGGCTTCTCCGCGTACCCGGGCGCGGGCAACGACGTGGGCAGTCCGCTCGGCGCCCCGCCCGCGCTCTCCGACGTCTTCGCCAGCAACGTGGGTCGGTACTTCTCCTTCGAGTTCGGCTACGACCAGGCCATGCTGATGTTCCAGCCGGTCGGCGGCATGGACCAGATCCCCCGAGCCCTGGCCAGGGCGGTGGGCCCGCACCGCATCCGACTCAACGCCGAGGTGACCGAGGTGACCGACCGGGGCAGCCGGGTCGAGGTGACCTACCGGCAGGGCGGCCGGCAGTCGCAGATCACCGCCGACTACTGCGTGGCCACGATGCCGCCGCACCTGATGGCCCGCGTACCGCACAACCTCGGCGCGGCGGTGACCGCGGCCCTTGCCGACTTCCCGGTCACCGCTTCCGGAAAGATCGGCCTGGAATACCGCAGCCGTTGGTGGGAGACCGACCAGCGGATCTACGGCGGCATCACCGAGACCGACCTGGACCTCTCGCACATCTGGTACCCGTCGTACGGGTTCCACGGCAAGCGCGGCCTGGTCGTCGGCTACTACAACACCGGGGCGAACGCCCGTGCGTACAGCGGGCTGACGCCGGAGCAGCGTAGCGAGCGCGCGATCAGCCAGGGTGTGAAGATCCATGGTGACAAGTACCGCAGTGAGCTGGTCACCTCGTACTCCCACGCCTGGGACCGGACCCGCTACATCGAGGGCGCCTGGACCTCACCCCGGTACGGCACGCCGGGCTACAACCTGCTGCTCCAGCCGGCCGGTCGGGTCTACTTCGCCGGTGACTGGCTCAGCCACGAGGTGGCCTGGCAACACGGCGCTTTCGTGGCGGCCCGTTCGGCGGTCTCCGCGCTGCACCAGCGGGTGATGGCCGGCTGA
- a CDS encoding MFS transporter has protein sequence MATELTAPRAGVRPDVAAIQRRTLRLLFTTQIIGGIGVTIGIAVGALLAARIAGTALAGVAQSAGVVGAALLAVPVTRVMARHGRRPGLVLAYAVGTVGGLLVVLAAVLRSVPLLLLGMLLFGGGTAANLQARYTAVDLAEPARRGRQLSVIVWATTIGAVAAPNFAALADRITTGWGLPPLAGPFAFSAAAFVLAAVVLLGLLRPDPLLTARQVAAAGEPTADATATGAPASAPVEASGRRRAGMRAAWSVVRAQPAARLGIAAVAVGHLVMVAVMAMTPVRLGESHADADVLRLVGIVLSLHIAGMYAFSPVVGWLTDRLGRRAVILGGVGLLLAACAVAGTAGHHTPRLSVGLVLLGLGWSGTMVAGSTLLSESVPAEVRPNVQGLCDLIMGLAGAGAAVVSGFVMQLAGYPVLTLLAAVAAAPLVALALRPAPTGASDKEG, from the coding sequence ATGGCGACCGAGCTGACCGCGCCGCGTGCCGGCGTCCGACCCGACGTCGCGGCGATCCAGCGGCGTACCCTGCGGCTGCTCTTCACCACCCAGATCATCGGCGGCATCGGCGTGACCATCGGCATCGCCGTCGGTGCGCTGCTCGCCGCCCGGATCGCCGGCACCGCGCTGGCCGGCGTCGCGCAGAGCGCCGGTGTGGTCGGCGCGGCGCTGCTCGCCGTCCCGGTCACCCGGGTCATGGCCCGGCACGGTCGACGGCCGGGCCTGGTGCTGGCGTACGCGGTCGGCACCGTCGGTGGCCTGCTGGTGGTGCTGGCCGCCGTGCTCCGCTCGGTGCCGCTGCTCCTGCTCGGCATGCTCCTCTTCGGCGGGGGCACCGCCGCGAACCTCCAGGCGCGCTACACGGCCGTGGACCTCGCCGAGCCGGCCCGACGGGGCCGACAGCTCTCCGTGATCGTCTGGGCCACCACCATCGGCGCGGTGGCCGCGCCGAACTTCGCCGCGCTGGCCGACCGGATCACCACCGGCTGGGGGCTGCCGCCGCTGGCCGGTCCGTTCGCGTTCAGCGCGGCGGCGTTCGTGCTGGCTGCCGTCGTACTCCTCGGGTTGCTCCGGCCCGACCCGCTGCTCACCGCGCGGCAAGTCGCGGCGGCCGGGGAGCCCACCGCCGACGCGACGGCGACCGGGGCGCCGGCGTCCGCGCCGGTCGAGGCGAGCGGGCGGCGCCGGGCCGGGATGCGTGCGGCCTGGTCGGTGGTACGCGCACAGCCCGCCGCCCGGCTCGGCATCGCCGCCGTGGCGGTGGGCCACCTGGTGATGGTGGCGGTGATGGCGATGACCCCGGTGCGCCTCGGTGAGTCGCACGCCGACGCCGACGTGTTGCGGCTGGTCGGGATCGTGCTGAGTCTGCACATCGCCGGTATGTACGCGTTCTCCCCGGTGGTCGGGTGGCTCACCGACCGGCTCGGTCGGCGGGCGGTGATCCTCGGTGGGGTCGGGCTGCTGCTGGCCGCCTGCGCGGTCGCCGGCACGGCCGGGCACCACACGCCCCGGCTCTCGGTGGGTCTGGTCCTGCTCGGGCTGGGCTGGTCGGGGACGATGGTGGCCGGCTCGACGCTGCTGTCCGAGTCGGTGCCGGCCGAGGTGCGGCCGAACGTCCAGGGGCTCTGTGACCTGATCATGGGGCTGGCCGGCGCCGGCGCCGCTGTGGTCAGCGGGTTTGTCATGCAGTTGGCCGGTTATCCCGTGCTGACCCTGCTCGCGGCGGTCGCGGCGGCACCCCTGGTGGCGCTAGCGTTGCGCCCGGCGCCGACCGGGGCGTCGGACAAGGAGGGCTGA
- a CDS encoding DUF3046 domain-containing protein: protein MRLTDFWARLEEAFGPGYAASIARDQVLSQLGGRTIEQALASGEQTHVVWRAVCAAYPDRVPARLR, encoded by the coding sequence GTGCGGCTGACCGACTTCTGGGCGCGGCTGGAGGAGGCGTTCGGGCCGGGCTACGCGGCCAGCATCGCCCGCGACCAGGTGCTGTCCCAGCTCGGCGGACGGACCATCGAGCAGGCGCTGGCGTCGGGTGAGCAGACGCACGTGGTGTGGCGGGCGGTCTGCGCCGCGTATCCCGACCGGGTGCCCGCTCGACTACGCTGA
- the recA gene encoding recombinase RecA — translation MAAGPDREKALDLALAQIDKQFGKGSVMRLGERPVVQTAVIPTGSIALDVALGVGGLPRGRVIEVYGPESSGKTTVALHAVANAQRNGGIAAFIDAEHALDPEYAKALGVDTDAMLVSQPDTGEQALEIADMLIRSGALDIIVIDSVAALVPRAEIEGEMGDSHVGLQARLMSQALRKITGVLSNTGTTAIFINQLREKIGVMFGSPETTTGGRALKFYASVRLDVRRIESLKDGTDVVGNRTRVKVVKNKVAAPFKQAEFDIMYGKGISREGSLIDVGVEQAIIRKSGAWYTYDGDQLGQGKEKAREFLKENPDVAAEIEKKILEKLGVGVGAGDAAGGPELPPVDF, via the coding sequence ATGGCAGCAGGACCTGACCGGGAGAAGGCACTCGACCTTGCTCTCGCTCAGATCGACAAGCAGTTCGGCAAGGGCTCGGTGATGCGGCTGGGGGAGCGGCCCGTCGTCCAGACCGCCGTGATCCCGACCGGCTCCATCGCGCTCGACGTGGCGCTCGGTGTGGGCGGTCTGCCGCGCGGCCGGGTGATCGAGGTCTACGGTCCCGAGTCCAGCGGTAAGACCACGGTGGCCTTGCACGCGGTGGCCAATGCCCAGCGCAACGGCGGCATCGCCGCCTTCATCGACGCCGAGCACGCGCTCGACCCGGAATACGCGAAGGCCCTCGGCGTCGACACCGACGCGATGCTGGTCTCCCAGCCGGACACCGGCGAGCAGGCGCTGGAGATCGCCGACATGCTGATCCGTTCCGGCGCTCTGGACATCATCGTGATCGACTCGGTGGCGGCCCTGGTGCCGCGCGCCGAGATCGAGGGCGAGATGGGCGACAGCCACGTGGGCCTCCAGGCCCGGCTGATGAGCCAGGCCCTCCGGAAGATCACCGGTGTGCTCAGCAACACCGGCACCACGGCGATCTTCATCAACCAGCTCCGGGAGAAGATCGGCGTCATGTTCGGCAGCCCGGAGACCACCACCGGTGGTCGGGCGCTGAAGTTCTACGCCTCGGTCCGCCTCGACGTGCGCCGCATCGAGAGCCTCAAGGACGGCACCGACGTGGTCGGCAACCGCACCCGGGTCAAGGTCGTCAAGAACAAGGTCGCCGCACCGTTCAAGCAGGCCGAGTTCGACATCATGTATGGCAAGGGCATCTCGCGCGAGGGCTCGCTGATCGACGTCGGCGTGGAGCAGGCGATCATCCGCAAGTCCGGCGCGTGGTACACGTACGACGGCGACCAGCTCGGCCAGGGCAAGGAGAAGGCCCGGGAGTTCCTGAAGGAGAACCCGGACGTGGCCGCCGAGATCGAGAAGAAGATCCTGGAGAAGCTCGGCGTCGGTGTCGGCGCCGGTGACGCCGCCGGTGGCCCGGAGCTGCCGCCGGTCGACTTCTGA
- a CDS encoding regulatory protein RecX, translated as MAGRRARTGRGWDASPPRTGDAAPRPRRGRRAESPADEPTSTPRDESELAREICLRQLAVRPRTRAELAGALAKRGISDEVSAEVLDRYDEVGIIDDAAFARAWVSSRHSGRGLARRALANELRRKGVDGEVATEALGELDEETEAETARALVERKLRTARGEPDAVFRRLVGMLARKGYPPGVAIRAVKDALAAQSAEAAEFAEQIDADALADAEGELERDDRAAE; from the coding sequence ATGGCAGGACGACGCGCCCGTACGGGGCGGGGCTGGGATGCCAGTCCGCCTCGTACGGGTGACGCCGCGCCGCGCCCCCGCCGGGGGCGTCGGGCCGAGTCGCCGGCCGACGAGCCGACGTCCACTCCGCGCGACGAGTCCGAGCTGGCCCGCGAGATCTGCCTGCGGCAGCTCGCCGTCCGGCCACGCACCCGGGCCGAGCTGGCCGGGGCGCTGGCCAAACGCGGCATCTCCGACGAGGTGTCGGCCGAGGTGCTCGACCGCTACGACGAGGTCGGCATCATCGACGACGCCGCCTTCGCCCGAGCCTGGGTGTCGAGTCGACACTCCGGACGCGGTCTCGCCCGCCGGGCGCTCGCCAACGAGCTGCGTCGCAAGGGCGTGGACGGCGAGGTGGCCACCGAGGCGCTGGGCGAGCTGGACGAGGAGACCGAGGCGGAGACCGCCCGTGCCCTCGTGGAGCGCAAGCTGCGTACCGCCCGGGGTGAGCCGGACGCGGTCTTCCGCCGGCTGGTGGGCATGCTGGCCCGCAAGGGCTATCCGCCCGGTGTGGCGATCCGGGCGGTGAAGGACGCGCTCGCCGCGCAGAGCGCCGAGGCGGCCGAGTTCGCCGAGCAGATCGACGCCGACGCGCTCGCCGACGCCGAGGGCGAGCTGGAGCGCGACGACCGCGCGGCCGAGTGA
- the rny gene encoding ribonuclease Y codes for MNAFDVVLLAAVLVLAVVVIGAVLVGVRTLRRMGAAPAPEDPAFIAEKDRQEQSLAALRSAADEANSTIDVAKSAAAAARTEAAAAKAEAKAARAEARRVLDDARAEADTVLERAHKQAEADAEQLRTAARRSGEREVAVLAATTREQAAEVERRAARMDERERMHTEEVERFAERERQLTAASAALAAREAALAQREAELAESEELRRRELERVAGLTAESARLELIEAIETQAKREAALLVRDIESDARNTAEQRARHIVVDAIQRVASEQTAESVVSVLHLPGDEMKGRIIGREGRNIRAFESVTGVNLIIDDTPEAVLLSCFDPVRREVGRLTLEKLVLDGRIHPHRIEEVFDLARQEVEQLCLRAAEDALVEVGITEIHPELVTLLGRLRYRTSYGQNVLKHLVETAHIAGVMAAELRLDVPTIKRSAFLHDIGKALTHEVEGSHAIIGADLARKYGEHEDVVHAIEAHHNEVPPQTIEAVLTQASDACSGGRPGARRESLEAYVKRLERIEEIAAGKLGVDKVFAMQAGREIRVMVKPDDVDDIGAAVLARDVAKQIEEELTYPGQIRVTVVRESRVTEIAR; via the coding sequence ATGAACGCCTTCGACGTCGTGCTCCTCGCGGCCGTCCTCGTCCTCGCCGTTGTGGTGATCGGGGCCGTGCTCGTCGGCGTCCGGACCCTGCGCCGGATGGGCGCCGCGCCGGCGCCGGAGGACCCCGCCTTCATCGCCGAGAAGGATCGCCAGGAGCAGTCCCTCGCCGCCCTGCGGAGCGCGGCCGACGAGGCGAACAGCACCATCGACGTGGCGAAGTCCGCGGCCGCTGCGGCGCGCACCGAGGCGGCGGCGGCCAAGGCCGAGGCGAAGGCGGCCCGCGCCGAGGCGCGCCGGGTGCTCGACGACGCCCGCGCCGAGGCGGACACCGTTCTGGAGCGCGCCCACAAGCAGGCCGAGGCGGACGCCGAGCAACTGCGGACGGCGGCCCGGCGCAGCGGCGAGCGGGAGGTAGCGGTGCTCGCGGCCACCACCCGCGAGCAGGCCGCCGAGGTGGAACGCCGAGCGGCGCGGATGGACGAGCGGGAACGGATGCACACCGAGGAGGTGGAGCGGTTCGCCGAGCGGGAACGGCAGCTCACCGCCGCCAGCGCCGCCCTCGCCGCCCGCGAGGCGGCGCTCGCCCAGCGGGAGGCCGAGCTGGCCGAGTCGGAGGAGCTGCGCCGCCGGGAGTTGGAACGCGTCGCCGGGCTCACCGCCGAGTCCGCGCGCCTGGAGCTGATCGAGGCGATCGAGACGCAGGCCAAGCGGGAGGCGGCGCTGCTCGTGCGGGACATCGAGTCCGACGCGCGCAACACCGCCGAGCAGCGGGCCCGACACATCGTCGTGGACGCGATCCAGCGGGTCGCCAGCGAGCAGACCGCGGAGAGCGTGGTCAGCGTCCTGCACCTGCCCGGCGACGAGATGAAGGGGCGGATCATCGGCCGGGAGGGGCGCAACATCCGCGCCTTCGAGTCGGTCACCGGGGTCAACCTGATCATCGACGACACCCCCGAGGCGGTGCTGCTCTCCTGCTTCGACCCGGTCCGGCGGGAGGTCGGCCGGCTCACCCTGGAGAAGCTGGTGCTGGACGGGCGCATCCACCCGCACCGCATCGAGGAGGTCTTCGACCTGGCCCGGCAGGAGGTGGAGCAGCTCTGCCTGCGGGCCGCCGAGGACGCCCTGGTCGAGGTCGGCATCACCGAGATCCACCCGGAGCTGGTCACCCTGCTCGGCCGGCTGCGCTACCGCACCTCGTACGGGCAGAACGTGCTCAAGCACCTGGTCGAGACGGCGCACATCGCCGGCGTCATGGCCGCCGAGCTGCGCCTGGACGTGCCCACCATCAAGCGGTCGGCCTTCCTGCACGACATCGGCAAGGCGCTCACCCACGAGGTGGAGGGCAGCCACGCCATCATCGGCGCGGACCTGGCCCGCAAGTACGGCGAGCACGAGGACGTGGTGCACGCCATCGAGGCGCACCACAACGAGGTGCCACCGCAGACCATCGAGGCCGTCCTCACCCAGGCCTCCGACGCCTGTTCCGGTGGTCGGCCGGGCGCGCGCCGGGAGAGCCTCGAGGCGTACGTCAAGCGGCTGGAGCGGATCGAGGAGATCGCGGCCGGCAAGCTCGGCGTGGACAAGGTCTTCGCCATGCAGGCGGGGCGGGAGATCCGGGTGATGGTCAAGCCGGACGACGTGGACGACATCGGGGCGGCGGTGCTGGCCCGCGACGTGGCCAAGCAGATCGAGGAGGAGCTGACCTACCCGGGTCAGATCCGGGTGACGGTGGTCCGCGAGTCCCGGGTCACCGAGATCGCCCGCTGA
- a CDS encoding amino acid ABC transporter permease, producing MSQASVLYDLPGPRAKRRNAILGVVSTAGIIALIAYIGYKFADTGQFEARKWEQFQYASVQRELLTGLWATLKAAGIAAVLALLFGAVFASARLSDKWILRSPATFVVELFRAIPLLILIFFGYYVPLQYGWSIDKLWALVIGLTLYNGSVLAEIFRAGINAVPYGQSEGAYAIGMRKNQVLRLILLPQAVRSMLPAIVSQLVVLLKDTALGFIITYPELLFVGKQIGGRLPFGLPYVPTYLIVAAIYIAICGALSILAWWLQKRMGRSRRSAAPVLPAQDAGEDAARMV from the coding sequence GTGAGCCAGGCATCGGTCCTCTACGACCTGCCCGGGCCCCGCGCGAAGCGGCGCAACGCGATCCTGGGCGTGGTCTCCACCGCCGGCATCATCGCGCTGATCGCCTACATCGGCTACAAATTCGCCGACACCGGCCAGTTCGAGGCCCGCAAGTGGGAGCAGTTCCAGTACGCCTCGGTGCAGCGCGAACTGCTCACCGGCCTGTGGGCGACGCTGAAGGCCGCCGGCATCGCCGCGGTGCTGGCGCTGCTCTTCGGCGCGGTGTTCGCCAGCGCCCGGCTGAGCGACAAGTGGATCCTGCGCAGCCCGGCCACCTTCGTGGTCGAGCTGTTCCGGGCGATCCCGCTGCTCATCCTGATCTTCTTCGGCTACTACGTGCCGTTGCAGTACGGCTGGTCGATCGACAAGCTGTGGGCGCTGGTCATCGGGCTGACGCTGTACAACGGCTCGGTGCTCGCGGAGATCTTCCGGGCCGGCATCAACGCGGTGCCGTACGGGCAGAGCGAGGGCGCGTACGCGATCGGCATGCGCAAGAACCAGGTGCTGCGGCTGATCCTGCTGCCGCAGGCGGTGCGGTCGATGCTCCCGGCGATCGTCAGCCAGCTCGTCGTGCTGCTCAAGGACACCGCGCTGGGCTTCATCATCACGTACCCCGAGTTGCTCTTCGTGGGTAAGCAGATCGGCGGCCGGTTGCCGTTCGGGCTGCCGTACGTGCCGACGTACCTGATCGTGGCGGCGATCTACATCGCCATCTGCGGCGCGCTGTCGATCCTCGCCTGGTGGCTGCAGAAGCGGATGGGCCGCAGCCGGCGGTCGGCGGCGCCGGTGCTGCCCGCACAGGACGCCGGCGAGGACGCCGCGCGGATGGTCTGA
- a CDS encoding amino acid ABC transporter permease, giving the protein MGEFFRVLTDNGSLFVEGFTNTVKLFLIAAVGSLVLGTLLGAMRVSPVPALRAFGATYVNLVRNTPLTLVFAFLVFAVPKLDVNIDYFASATIALTVYTSAFVCEVIRSGVNTVAAGQAEAARALGMTFGQVLTLIVLPQALRAMVPPMVSVFIAMLKNTTIAAGFSVLEAGAIPAYMAERGEPQFAVLLWITIGFLILILPLVALQRFLERKWRVAR; this is encoded by the coding sequence ATGGGCGAGTTCTTCCGGGTACTGACGGACAACGGATCGCTGTTCGTTGAGGGGTTCACCAACACCGTCAAACTTTTCCTGATCGCCGCGGTCGGCAGCCTCGTCCTCGGCACGCTGCTCGGCGCGATGCGGGTCTCCCCCGTACCGGCGCTGCGCGCGTTCGGCGCCACCTACGTCAACCTGGTGCGCAACACCCCGCTGACGCTGGTCTTCGCGTTCCTCGTGTTCGCGGTGCCGAAGCTGGACGTCAACATCGACTACTTCGCCAGCGCCACGATCGCGCTGACCGTCTACACGTCGGCGTTCGTGTGCGAGGTGATCCGCTCCGGCGTCAACACGGTCGCCGCGGGGCAGGCCGAGGCGGCCCGCGCGCTGGGCATGACCTTCGGTCAGGTGCTGACCCTGATCGTGCTGCCGCAGGCACTGCGGGCGATGGTCCCGCCGATGGTGAGCGTGTTCATCGCCATGTTGAAGAACACCACGATCGCCGCCGGTTTCTCGGTGCTGGAGGCCGGCGCGATCCCCGCGTACATGGCCGAGCGGGGCGAGCCGCAGTTCGCCGTCCTGCTCTGGATCACCATCGGCTTCCTGATCCTGATCCTGCCGTTGGTGGCGTTGCAGCGCTTCCTGGAGCGCAAGTGGAGGGTGGCCCGATGA
- a CDS encoding glutamate ABC transporter substrate-binding protein: MRMKRVAAVAMMASLALSAAACGKEGEPTPSAGGNASGAAQSDTCKSSGATFTPKTDAAIAGSPTFDKIKAAGKVSIGVKFDQPNLGYKDAQGKRCGFDIEIAQYVASTLGIDPAKIEYKEIASANRETAIKGGEVDYYVGTYSITDKRKNDISFAGPYFVAGQDLLVRKDETSITGKDTLKGKKVCSATGSTPIQKVRDEGLTEPDNIVEFKTYSECVSQLLDKKVDAVTTDDAILKGYAAQSPTELKVVGQPFSTEKYGIGLPKDDKALRDYVNNQIEAAFGNGTWQKIYDGTLGLSGSAGTPPTLERY; this comes from the coding sequence ATGCGTATGAAGCGCGTGGCGGCGGTCGCCATGATGGCGTCCCTCGCCCTGTCGGCCGCGGCCTGTGGCAAGGAGGGTGAGCCGACCCCGAGCGCGGGCGGAAACGCCTCCGGGGCCGCCCAGTCCGACACCTGCAAGAGCTCCGGCGCGACCTTCACCCCCAAGACGGATGCGGCCATCGCCGGCAGCCCGACCTTCGACAAGATCAAGGCGGCGGGCAAGGTCTCCATCGGGGTCAAGTTCGACCAGCCGAACCTCGGCTACAAGGACGCCCAGGGCAAGCGGTGCGGCTTCGACATCGAGATCGCCCAGTACGTGGCGAGCACGCTGGGCATCGACCCGGCGAAGATCGAGTACAAGGAGATCGCCTCCGCCAACCGGGAGACCGCGATCAAGGGTGGTGAGGTCGACTACTACGTCGGCACCTACTCGATCACCGACAAGCGCAAGAACGACATCTCCTTCGCCGGCCCGTACTTCGTGGCCGGGCAGGACCTGCTGGTCCGCAAGGACGAGACGTCGATCACCGGCAAGGACACCCTCAAGGGCAAGAAGGTCTGCTCGGCCACCGGCTCGACGCCGATCCAGAAGGTCCGGGACGAGGGTCTGACCGAGCCGGACAACATCGTCGAGTTCAAGACCTACTCGGAGTGCGTCTCGCAGCTGCTCGACAAGAAGGTCGACGCCGTCACCACCGACGACGCCATCCTCAAGGGCTACGCGGCGCAGAGCCCGACCGAGCTGAAGGTCGTCGGCCAGCCGTTCAGCACCGAGAAGTACGGCATCGGCCTGCCGAAGGACGACAAGGCGCTGCGCGACTACGTCAACAACCAGATCGAGGCGGCGTTCGGCAACGGCACCTGGCAGAAGATCTACGACGGCACGCTCGGCCTGTCCGGCTCGGCGGGCACCCCGCCCACCCTCGAGCGGTACTGA
- a CDS encoding amino acid ABC transporter ATP-binding protein, producing the protein MDDVTTGEPLIVLDAVNKWFGPLHVLDDVSLSVGRGEVVVVIGPSGSGKSTLCRAINRLEPINSGTITFDGQPLPAEGKPLAKLRSEVGMVFQSFNLFAHKTILENVTLGPIKVRKEKPAAARERGLALLDRVGIANQADKFPAQLSGGQQQRAAIARALAMQPKAMLFDEPTSALDPEMVGEVLDVMTSLASEGMTMVVVTHEMGFARHAANRVIFMADGKLVEDASPAEFFENPRSDRAKDFLSKILTH; encoded by the coding sequence GTGGACGACGTGACGACGGGCGAACCGCTCATCGTGCTGGACGCGGTCAACAAGTGGTTCGGGCCGCTGCACGTGCTGGACGACGTCTCGCTGTCGGTGGGCCGGGGCGAGGTGGTCGTGGTGATCGGCCCGTCCGGCTCCGGCAAGTCGACGCTGTGCCGCGCGATCAACCGACTGGAGCCGATCAACTCCGGCACCATCACCTTCGACGGCCAGCCTCTGCCGGCCGAGGGCAAGCCCCTCGCCAAGCTGCGCAGCGAGGTGGGCATGGTCTTCCAGTCCTTCAACCTCTTCGCCCACAAGACCATCCTGGAGAACGTCACCCTCGGCCCGATCAAGGTCCGCAAGGAGAAGCCGGCCGCGGCCCGCGAGCGCGGCCTGGCCCTGCTCGACCGGGTGGGCATCGCCAACCAGGCGGACAAGTTCCCGGCCCAGCTCTCCGGCGGTCAGCAGCAGCGGGCGGCCATCGCCCGCGCGCTGGCCATGCAGCCCAAGGCGATGCTCTTCGACGAGCCGACCAGCGCCCTGGACCCGGAGATGGTCGGCGAGGTGCTGGACGTGATGACCTCGCTGGCCAGCGAGGGCATGACGATGGTCGTGGTCACGCACGAGATGGGCTTCGCGCGGCACGCCGCCAACCGGGTCATCTTCATGGCCGACGGCAAGCTGGTCGAGGACGCCTCCCCGGCGGAGTTCTTCGAGAACCCGCGCAGCGACCGGGCGAAGGACTTCCTCTCCAAGATCCTCACGCACTAG